A single window of Loxodonta africana isolate mLoxAfr1 chromosome 10, mLoxAfr1.hap2, whole genome shotgun sequence DNA harbors:
- the PROX2 gene encoding prospero homeobox protein 2, with translation MDPNSILLPPQSGTLSHLAEPCMEDARSPSPQKLARDSLFSCSQVPSSSLADPDWFWDEHIQAKRARVETIVQGMCLSPSPLVPGSTQSRDSPRCAEKARERKRKQSLPMQQGPPKPGPARDRGNRKGLGGPCVREQLHLLKQQLRHLQEHILQGTEPGDPASGPGGSEKGKGPLRAKQRNGHGSSPWTMDSDHHQGFSRDLSGVEKYRASEVEHQPEEPGFLPSGTEALLEFLREELTRTVSQAVDSVLQKVLLDPPGHLAQLGRCFQGLVLQGRSEPSASEGGACKDPLPLTTLPRRAQPQAGVPLGSLSLAKPLDSPSYPVSPRMIPKPYQDPPANCPSTMPSCIQENQILSQLMGHGPNGYWDSSPSQDPSSRSHPSSESALRPWGAVRLRPWALNQQQYSLTFPSPRLEHLPLLPSVKMEQEGLQAVTNTLSFSSSHIQEGLNSGHLKKAKLMFFFTRYPSSNLLKAYFPDVQFNRCITSQMIKWFSNFREFYYIQTEKFARQAISEGVKNPKMLVVLRDSELFRVLNMHYNKGNDFQVPDCFLEIASVTLQEFFRAVSAGKDSDPSWKKPIYKIISKLDSDIPEIFKSSSYPQELFRS, from the exons ATGGATCCAAACTCCATCTTGCTTCCTCCTCAGTCTGGGACCCTCTCCCATCTGGCAGAACCCTGCATGGAAGATGCGAGGAGCCCATCCCCTCAGAAGCTGGCCAGAGACTCCCTGTTTTCCTGCAGCCAGGTCCCCAGCTCCAGCCTCGCTGACCCTGACTGGTTTTGGGATGAGCATATCCAGGCAAAGAGGGCCAGAGTGGAGACCATTGTCCAAGGCATGTGCCTCTCCCCTAGCCCTCTGGTGCCAGGGAGCACCCAATCCAGGGACAGCCCACGCTGCGCGGAGAAGGCCCGGGAGCGGAAAAGGAAGCAGAGCCTTCCCATGCAGCAAGGACCCCCGAAGCCAGGCCCTGCTAGGGACCGGGGCAACAGGAAGGGGCTGGGGGGCCCCTGCGTGAGAGAACAGCTTCACCTGCTGAAGCAGCAGCTTAGACACCTGCAAGAGCATATTCTGCAGGGTACTGAGCCTGGAGACCCAGCTTCGGGCCCAGGAGGCTCTGAGAAGGGGAAGGGCCCTCTGAGAGCAAAGCAGAGGAATGGCCATGGGTCTAGCCCCTGGACTATGGACAGTGACCACCATCAGGGCTTCAGCAGGGACCTCTCTGGGGTGGAAAAATACAGAGCGTCTGAGGTCGAGCACCAGCCTGAGGAACctggtttccttccttctggaACAGAGGCTTTGCTGGAGTTTCTGAGGGAAGAATTGACCAGGACAGTGTCCCAGGCTGTGGACTCAGTATTACAAAAGGTACTATTGGATCCACCAGGCCATCTGGCTCAGCTGGGCAGATGCTTCCAGGGGCTAGTGCTACAGGGTAGAAGCGAGCCCTCTGCTTCTGAGGGAGGTGCCTGCAAAGATCCACTTCCTCTGACCACCTTGCCAAGGAGGGCTCAGCCACAGGCTGGGGTTCCACTGGGGAGCTTATCACTGGCCAAGCCCCTAGATTCTCCTAGTTACCCTGTCTCTCCAAGAATGATCCCCAAGCCCTACCAGGACCCCCCAGCAAACTGTCCCTCAACTATGCCTTCCTGCATCCAGGAAAATCAGATTCTTAGCCAGCTAATGGGCCATGGACCCAATGGGTATTGGGACAGCAGTCCTTCCCAGGACCCATCCTCCCGAAGTCATCCCTCCTCAGAGTCTGCCCTGCGACCTTGGGGAGCTGTCAGACTGCGACCGTGGGCTTTGAACCAGCAGCAGTACTCCCTGACCTTTCCCTCCCCCCGCCTAGAACATCTGCCCCTCCTTCCCTccgtgaagatggagcaggagggCCTGCAGGCTGTCACCAATACACTTTCCTTCTCTTCA TCGCACATCCAG GAAGGCCTGAATTCTGGTCACTTGAAGAAGGCCAAACTAATGTTCTTCTTCACACGATACCCCAGCTCCAACCTCCTGAAGGCCTATTTCCCTGACGTTCAG TTCAATCGCTGTATCACCTCCCAAATGATCAAGTGGTTCAGCAACTTCCGTGAGTTTTATTACATACAAACGGAAAAATTTGCCCGGCAAGCAATTTCAGAAGGTGTCAAAAATCCCAAAATGCTGGTGGTTCTCCGCGATTCGGAACTTTTCCGTGTTCTCAATATGCACTATAACAAGGGCAATGACTTTCAG GTCCCAGACTGCTTCTTGGAAATAGCCAGCGTGACATTACAGGAGTTCTTCAGAGCTGTCTCCGCAGGGAAAGACTCAGATCCGTCCTGGAAGAAAcccatttataaaattatttcgAAACTGGACAGTGACATCCCAGAGATATTCAAATCTTCCAGCTATCCCCAGGAGCTGTTTCGGAGTTAA